A window of Rhizobium acidisoli contains these coding sequences:
- a CDS encoding EAL domain-containing protein gives MNNSVENRFFGIVCGALLVFVAPLFVLFLFLSSERADKEIRDHISVLLVANAQALAKPLWDLDEESVTQISATVVSQGAIVKVEVRDQSGQLDISQSTIPRSFDGKLVQVSRAIIYNTVDGPKNLGSISVYYPALGLFSGLKQEEVVFISIFIFAVLAVFGTALIGNRFFVIQPLMRLTAAIEATRQLGSRHHVDWQSNDEMGRLARSFNEMQTKLESEEKELKFAHRRATDIYNLTPAMLFSLDEEDRITAVSDYWLLATGYNRAAVIGRNFADLVTSTTRDKFKRRQAESGIAVTVKFVCLDGRTMDVLIMESEAEAGAHDRLSLSVMTDVTELKASEDRNHRQAITDHLTGLLNRQGFEAVLDNKIAAADAAGQELACLFVDLDRFKWINDNMGHAAGDMALIELVERLKTYLAPSDEAARLGGDEFAILLPAKDAEKRARMMCEQIASIFETPFAPDMHLSASVGIAIYPHHAATAAELLQKSDLAMYAKKRDGKNGAQLFDNAMLDRARSRAEIEPNIESGLVDNWFEAFLQPIVNLNGRGIAGFEALMRLNHPQKGLMPPAEIISVAEETGKIVRVGNVIMEKAIANLAKISRISGMQDSYLAINFSPLQFEPALPARLAAIVGHHGIHPERIVVEITEAVLMHDNPQIRMIVTELRRFGCRIALDDFGTGYSSLSYLNRFPVDIIKIDQSFTRAINDGDDDVRQKSRMLIEGITTLSHKMNCTVIAEGIETEEECRTLHQMGLDYGQGYLFHRPKHAAVLIEELMASESAVARAS, from the coding sequence ATGAACAATTCCGTTGAGAACAGATTTTTTGGAATTGTTTGCGGAGCGCTGCTCGTTTTTGTCGCTCCCCTCTTTGTTCTCTTCCTTTTTCTTTCCTCGGAACGGGCCGACAAGGAAATACGCGATCACATTTCCGTTCTCCTTGTCGCCAATGCCCAGGCGCTGGCAAAGCCACTCTGGGACCTCGATGAGGAGAGTGTCACCCAGATCAGCGCGACGGTCGTTTCCCAGGGCGCCATCGTCAAGGTCGAGGTGCGTGATCAGTCGGGCCAGCTCGACATCAGTCAGTCCACCATTCCGCGCTCCTTCGACGGCAAGCTCGTGCAGGTGTCGCGCGCCATCATCTACAACACCGTCGACGGTCCGAAGAACCTCGGCAGCATCAGCGTCTACTATCCCGCGCTCGGTTTGTTTTCCGGCCTGAAGCAGGAAGAGGTCGTCTTCATCTCGATCTTCATCTTCGCGGTTCTGGCGGTTTTCGGCACCGCGCTGATCGGCAACCGGTTCTTCGTCATCCAGCCGCTGATGCGGCTGACGGCCGCGATCGAGGCCACCCGGCAGCTCGGCTCCCGCCACCATGTCGACTGGCAGTCGAACGACGAGATGGGACGGCTTGCCCGCAGCTTCAACGAGATGCAGACAAAGCTCGAAAGCGAGGAGAAGGAGCTGAAGTTCGCCCATCGCCGCGCCACCGACATCTATAATCTGACGCCCGCCATGCTTTTTTCGCTCGACGAGGAAGACCGTATCACCGCCGTCAGCGATTACTGGCTGCTTGCCACAGGTTATAACCGCGCCGCCGTCATCGGCCGCAACTTCGCCGATCTCGTGACATCGACCACCCGCGACAAGTTCAAGCGCCGCCAGGCGGAAAGCGGCATTGCTGTCACCGTCAAGTTCGTCTGCCTGGACGGCCGCACCATGGACGTCCTCATCATGGAGTCGGAGGCGGAAGCCGGCGCTCACGACCGCCTCTCGCTGTCGGTCATGACCGATGTGACCGAACTCAAGGCATCCGAGGACCGCAACCACCGCCAGGCGATCACCGATCACCTGACCGGGTTGCTCAATCGCCAGGGCTTCGAAGCCGTACTCGACAACAAGATCGCCGCCGCCGACGCGGCCGGCCAGGAGCTCGCCTGCCTCTTCGTCGATCTCGATCGCTTCAAGTGGATCAACGACAATATGGGCCATGCCGCCGGCGACATGGCGCTGATCGAGCTCGTCGAGCGCCTGAAGACCTACCTCGCTCCCTCCGATGAGGCGGCCCGTCTCGGCGGCGACGAATTTGCCATCCTGCTGCCGGCGAAGGATGCCGAAAAACGCGCCAGGATGATGTGCGAGCAGATCGCCTCGATCTTCGAAACGCCGTTTGCCCCCGACATGCATCTGAGTGCTTCCGTCGGCATCGCCATTTATCCGCATCATGCCGCAACCGCCGCCGAACTGCTGCAGAAATCGGATCTGGCAATGTATGCCAAGAAACGCGACGGCAAGAATGGCGCGCAGCTTTTCGACAACGCCATGCTCGACCGTGCCCGCAGCCGCGCCGAGATCGAGCCCAATATCGAATCCGGCCTCGTCGACAACTGGTTCGAGGCCTTCCTGCAGCCGATCGTCAATCTGAACGGCCGCGGTATTGCCGGTTTCGAAGCCCTGATGCGCCTCAATCATCCGCAGAAAGGCTTGATGCCGCCGGCCGAGATCATCAGCGTTGCCGAGGAGACAGGAAAAATCGTCCGCGTCGGCAATGTCATCATGGAAAAGGCGATCGCCAATCTCGCGAAGATCTCCCGCATATCCGGCATGCAGGATAGCTATCTCGCCATCAACTTCTCGCCCCTGCAGTTCGAGCCGGCGCTGCCGGCCCGGCTTGCCGCCATCGTCGGTCACCATGGCATCCATCCAGAGCGCATTGTTGTCGAGATCACCGAAGCCGTGCTGATGCACGACAATCCGCAGATCCGCATGATCGTCACCGAGCTTCGCCGCTTCGGCTGCCGTATCGCGCTCGATGATTTCGGCACCGGCTATTCGTCGCTGAGTTACCTCAACCGCTTCCCTGTCGACATCATCAAGATCGACCAGTCCTTCACCCGCGCGATCAATGATGGTGACGACGACGTGCGCCAGAAGAGCCGCATGCTGATCGAAGGCATTACCACGCTCTCTCATAAGATGAACTGCACCGTCATCGCCGAGGGTATCGAAACCGAAGAGGAATGCCGCACGCTCCATCAGATGGGGCTTGATTATGGCCAGGGTTACCTCTTCCATCGTCCGAAACACGCAGCCGTACTCATCGAGGAACTGATGGCCTCGGAATCGGCCGTCGCCCGCGCCTCATGA
- a CDS encoding substrate-binding periplasmic protein encodes MKKLLLLACLALPCAAHAQTVTFTTEDYAPFNYRDGKEIKGATVEQVEKVMAAIGVDYTIEIMPWARAFGLARTAPMTCVFATAHNSARDPLFKWVEPLLIDRNILITRKGSGVTASNLDEAKKYTIGTQREDYTETILKEKGFTKLDVASDFNATLRKLLGGRIDMMPISELYFEKLKADQPVEMVTVLSAQPMSIACEKSFPDDLRARMQAALDKLIADGDQKQIFQKYGMNLSE; translated from the coding sequence ATGAAAAAGCTCCTGCTTCTCGCATGCCTGGCGCTGCCCTGCGCCGCGCATGCGCAAACAGTGACTTTCACCACGGAGGATTACGCCCCCTTCAATTATCGCGACGGCAAGGAGATCAAAGGCGCGACCGTCGAGCAGGTCGAAAAGGTGATGGCCGCGATCGGCGTCGACTACACGATCGAGATCATGCCCTGGGCACGCGCCTTCGGCCTCGCCCGCACCGCGCCGATGACCTGCGTCTTCGCGACCGCTCACAACAGCGCACGCGACCCACTGTTTAAATGGGTGGAGCCGCTGCTGATCGACCGCAACATCCTGATTACCCGCAAAGGCTCGGGCGTCACCGCCAGCAATCTGGACGAGGCGAAGAAATATACGATCGGCACGCAGCGCGAGGATTATACCGAGACGATCTTGAAGGAGAAGGGCTTCACCAAGCTCGATGTCGCCAGCGATTTCAACGCGACGCTGCGCAAGCTGCTCGGCGGGCGCATCGACATGATGCCGATCTCAGAACTTTATTTCGAAAAGCTGAAGGCCGACCAGCCGGTGGAAATGGTGACCGTGCTGTCCGCCCAACCGATGAGCATTGCCTGCGAGAAGAGCTTTCCGGACGATCTGCGCGCCAGAATGCAGGCGGCCCTCGACAAGCTGATCGCCGATGGCGACCAGAAGCAGATCTTCCAGAAATACGGCATGAACCTCTCGGAGTGA
- the pth gene encoding aminoacyl-tRNA hydrolase, translating into MLIIAGLGNPGGKYAGNRHNIGFMAVDAIHRRHSFSPWSKKFRAEIAEGELGGEKVLLIKPQTFMNLSGEAVGEAMRFYKLQPADLVAIYDELDLPAGKARLKTGGGHGGHNGIKSLDAHCGKEYRRLRLGIGHPGIKEMVQNHVLGDFAKADKAWLEPLLDTLADNADMLVRNEDSQLMNKIALALGGKAEEEKPRKDNKTTEKKPAGQSHIHQARNHNQPKVLATGPMADILKKMFGNKGE; encoded by the coding sequence ATGCTGATCATCGCGGGTCTCGGCAATCCCGGCGGCAAATACGCCGGCAACCGCCACAATATCGGCTTTATGGCCGTCGACGCCATTCATCGGCGCCACAGCTTTTCACCCTGGTCGAAAAAGTTCAGGGCCGAGATCGCCGAGGGCGAGCTCGGCGGCGAGAAGGTTCTGTTGATCAAGCCGCAGACTTTCATGAACCTCTCCGGCGAGGCCGTCGGCGAAGCGATGCGCTTCTACAAGCTCCAGCCCGCCGATCTTGTCGCGATCTATGACGAGCTCGACCTTCCCGCGGGCAAGGCACGGCTGAAGACCGGCGGCGGCCATGGCGGCCATAACGGCATCAAGTCACTGGACGCCCATTGCGGCAAGGAGTACCGGCGGCTGCGCCTCGGCATCGGGCACCCCGGCATCAAGGAAATGGTGCAGAACCACGTGCTCGGCGATTTCGCCAAGGCTGACAAGGCTTGGCTGGAGCCGCTTCTCGATACGCTCGCCGACAATGCCGACATGCTGGTGCGAAACGAGGATTCGCAGCTGATGAACAAGATCGCGCTGGCACTCGGCGGCAAGGCCGAGGAGGAGAAGCCGCGGAAGGACAACAAGACGACCGAAAAGAAGCCGGCCGGCCAGTCGCATATACACCAGGCGCGCAATCACAATCAGCCGAAGGTGCTGGCCACCGGCCCGATGGCCGATATTCTGAAGAAGATGTTCGGCAACAAGGGGGAATGA
- a CDS encoding GNAT family N-acetyltransferase encodes MRPVPDQNIAIRPAAAGDLPGLTTLYQNLNPADPVLDKAVAEELFSTVLAQPGMTVFIGFAGDIPAATATLIVVPNLTRNGASYALIENVVTHADHRQRGYAGAVISHAVTEAWKAGCYKVMLLTGSKNPATLRFYENCGFVRDKTGFQICRP; translated from the coding sequence ATGAGGCCGGTGCCGGATCAGAACATCGCCATCCGTCCGGCCGCCGCCGGCGATCTTCCCGGGCTGACCACCCTCTACCAGAATTTGAACCCGGCCGATCCGGTTCTCGACAAGGCCGTGGCCGAAGAGCTGTTCTCCACCGTCCTCGCCCAGCCCGGCATGACCGTATTCATTGGCTTTGCCGGCGATATCCCCGCAGCAACTGCCACCTTGATCGTCGTGCCGAACCTGACGCGCAACGGCGCCTCCTATGCGTTGATTGAAAACGTCGTCACCCACGCCGATCACCGCCAGCGTGGTTATGCCGGCGCGGTCATCAGTCACGCAGTGACTGAGGCTTGGAAGGCCGGCTGTTACAAGGTGATGCTGCTCACCGGCTCGAAGAACCCGGCGACGCTGCGCTTCTACGAAAATTGTGGTTTCGTGCGGGATAAGACCGGTTTTCAGATCTGCCGGCCCTAG
- the clpS gene encoding ATP-dependent Clp protease adapter ClpS: protein MSDNDVALKPKTKVKPKLDKPKLYKVILVNDDYTPREFVIVILKAVFRMSEETGHRVMMTAHKLGSCVVVVCARDIAETKAKEGIDLAKEMGFPLMFTTEPEE from the coding sequence ATGAGTGACAATGACGTTGCCCTGAAACCGAAGACCAAGGTGAAGCCGAAGCTGGACAAGCCGAAGCTTTACAAGGTCATCCTCGTCAATGACGACTATACCCCGCGTGAGTTCGTCATCGTGATCCTGAAGGCCGTCTTCCGCATGAGCGAGGAGACCGGCCATCGGGTGATGATGACCGCCCATAAGCTCGGCTCCTGCGTGGTCGTGGTCTGCGCCAGGGACATCGCCGAGACCAAGGCCAAGGAGGGCATCGATCTCGCCAAGGAGATGGGCTTTCCGCTGATGTTCACGACAGAGCCGGAGGAATAG
- the ychF gene encoding redox-regulated ATPase YchF, which produces MGFKCGIVGLPNVGKSTLFNALTKTAAAQAANYPFCTIEPNTGEVAVPDPRMRKLADIAKSKELIPTRISFVDIAGLVRGASKGEGLGNQFLANIREVDAIVHVLRCFEDSDITHVEGRINPVADAETIETELMLADLESLERRTEQTRKRATSKDKESMAMLPIMEASLKLLNEGKPVRTLLSTLDAEEIAILKGLNLLTSHPVLYVCNVAEAEASTGNEFTEAVAVMAREQGAETVVISAAIEAEVAQLPEDEAKEFLSALDLDEAGLDRLIRAGYKLLHLITYFTVGPKETRAWTIERGTKAPQAAGVIHSDFERGFIRANTIAYDDYIKYNGEVGAKDAGKARDEGKEYVVQDGDVIHFRFNT; this is translated from the coding sequence ATGGGCTTCAAATGCGGCATCGTCGGTCTGCCGAACGTCGGCAAATCGACCCTCTTCAACGCGCTCACCAAGACGGCGGCCGCACAGGCGGCGAACTATCCCTTCTGCACCATCGAGCCGAACACCGGTGAAGTCGCCGTGCCCGATCCGCGCATGCGCAAGCTTGCCGACATCGCCAAGTCGAAAGAACTGATCCCGACCCGCATCTCCTTCGTCGACATCGCCGGCCTGGTGCGCGGCGCCTCGAAGGGTGAAGGCCTCGGCAACCAGTTCCTTGCCAATATCCGTGAAGTCGACGCCATCGTGCATGTGCTGCGTTGCTTTGAAGACAGCGACATCACCCATGTCGAGGGCCGCATCAATCCCGTCGCCGATGCCGAGACCATCGAGACCGAGCTGATGCTCGCAGACCTCGAAAGCCTCGAGCGCCGCACCGAGCAGACGCGCAAGCGCGCCACCAGCAAGGACAAGGAATCGATGGCGATGCTGCCGATCATGGAAGCGTCGCTGAAATTGCTCAACGAAGGCAAGCCGGTGCGCACGCTGCTGTCGACGCTGGATGCCGAGGAAATCGCCATCCTCAAGGGTCTCAATCTCCTGACCTCGCATCCGGTGCTCTATGTCTGCAACGTCGCCGAGGCCGAGGCTTCGACCGGCAACGAATTCACCGAGGCCGTCGCCGTCATGGCTCGGGAACAGGGTGCCGAAACCGTCGTCATCTCGGCGGCGATCGAGGCCGAGGTCGCTCAGCTTCCCGAGGATGAGGCCAAGGAATTCCTCTCCGCCCTCGACCTTGACGAAGCAGGCCTCGACCGGCTGATCCGCGCCGGATACAAGCTGCTCCACCTCATCACCTATTTCACCGTCGGCCCAAAGGAAACGCGTGCCTGGACGATCGAGCGCGGTACCAAGGCGCCGCAGGCCGCCGGCGTCATCCATTCGGATTTCGAGCGCGGCTTCATCCGCGCCAACACCATCGCCTATGACGATTACATCAAATACAACGGCGAAGTCGGCGCCAAGGATGCCGGCAAGGCGCGTGACGAAGGTAAGGAATACGTCGTCCAGGACGGCGACGTCATCCACTTCCGTTTCAATACCTGA
- a CDS encoding MaoC family dehydratase has translation MPAEKLTFEDFEPGRRFALGPKLVLAEEIIEFAQEFDPQPMHLDEAAGRASILGGLAASGWHTSSMLMRMMADSYILNALCEGAPGIDLMEWRKPVLSGDTLQGHSTVLEARPMRSRPGMGIAKFRHEVENQRGELVCLSENSVMIRMRPEIAA, from the coding sequence ATGCCGGCAGAAAAGCTTACCTTCGAGGATTTTGAGCCCGGTCGACGCTTCGCCCTCGGCCCGAAGCTGGTGCTCGCCGAGGAGATCATCGAATTCGCACAGGAATTCGATCCGCAGCCGATGCATCTCGACGAGGCTGCCGGCCGCGCCAGCATTCTCGGCGGCCTCGCCGCCTCCGGCTGGCATACCTCCTCGATGCTGATGCGCATGATGGCCGACAGCTATATCCTGAACGCGCTCTGTGAGGGCGCGCCGGGCATCGACCTGATGGAATGGCGAAAGCCGGTGCTTTCAGGGGACACGCTGCAGGGTCACTCGACCGTGCTTGAAGCCCGGCCGATGCGCTCGCGCCCCGGCATGGGCATCGCCAAGTTCCGCCACGAGGTAGAAAACCAGCGCGGCGAACTCGTCTGCCTCTCGGAAAATTCGGTCATGATCCGCATGCGCCCGGAGATTGCAGCATGA
- a CDS encoding MaoC family dehydratase, whose product MRMSELYPIGEKAEIGSYTFTEENIIRFAERYDPQRFHVDKAAAKDTLFGGLCASGWHTTAAWMRTFLAFWKSQSVALMQRGLKAPNLGPSPGFQKLQWLRPIFPGDVVTYSVALLSSRPLASRPGWHLNTILCEGVNQNGEAVMRFESGVLEFD is encoded by the coding sequence ATGAGAATGTCCGAACTTTACCCCATCGGTGAAAAGGCCGAAATCGGCAGCTACACCTTCACCGAGGAAAACATCATCCGCTTCGCCGAGCGCTACGATCCGCAGCGTTTTCACGTCGACAAGGCAGCAGCCAAGGATACCCTCTTCGGCGGCCTTTGCGCTTCGGGCTGGCACACCACCGCCGCCTGGATGCGGACCTTCCTTGCCTTCTGGAAAAGCCAGAGCGTCGCGCTTATGCAAAGGGGCCTGAAGGCGCCGAACCTCGGCCCTTCGCCGGGCTTCCAGAAACTGCAATGGCTGCGGCCGATCTTCCCGGGCGACGTCGTGACCTATTCCGTCGCGCTGCTCTCCAGCCGGCCCCTCGCATCCCGGCCGGGCTGGCACCTCAACACCATTCTCTGCGAGGGCGTCAATCAGAACGGCGAAGCCGTCATGCGCTTCGAAAGCGGCGTGCTGGAATTCGACTGA
- a CDS encoding adenine phosphoribosyltransferase: MDKNTTSELAASIRSIPDYPKPGIIFRDITTLLGNPRAFRRAVDELVQPYAGTKIDKIAGMEARGFILGGAVAHQLSSGFVPIRKKGKLPHETVRIAYSLEYGVDEMEMHRDAVQPGEKVILVDDLIATGGTAVGATKLLRQIGAEVVGACFVIDLPDLGGRKKLEELGVNVHTLVEFSGH; this comes from the coding sequence ATGGACAAGAATACGACTTCGGAACTCGCAGCCAGCATCCGCTCCATTCCCGACTATCCCAAGCCCGGCATCATCTTCCGCGACATCACCACATTGCTCGGCAACCCCCGGGCTTTCCGCCGGGCGGTCGATGAACTCGTGCAGCCCTATGCGGGCACGAAGATCGACAAGATTGCCGGCATGGAGGCACGCGGCTTCATTCTCGGCGGCGCGGTGGCGCATCAGCTTTCCTCCGGCTTCGTGCCGATCCGGAAGAAGGGCAAGCTGCCGCATGAGACCGTGCGCATCGCCTACAGCCTGGAATATGGCGTCGACGAGATGGAGATGCATCGCGATGCGGTGCAGCCCGGCGAGAAGGTGATCCTTGTCGATGACCTGATCGCCACCGGCGGTACGGCCGTGGGTGCCACCAAGCTGCTGCGCCAGATCGGTGCTGAGGTGGTCGGAGCCTGCTTCGTCATCGATCTGCCGGATCTCGGCGGCCGCAAGAAGCTGGAAGAGCTCGGCGTCAACGTGCACACGCTGGTCGAATTCTCCGGGCACTAA
- a CDS encoding cytochrome c1, translating into MKTLVASILSLAVAAVLGSAALAQEATPANGAAPAHHEEGATPHYPLKEPKEEEWTFAGPFGHYDKAQLQRGLKVYTEVCSACHSMNLVPFRMLDELGYNEAQVKAFAANYEVQDGPNAAGEMFTRKAVPSDHFPAPFANAEAAAASNNGAAPPDFSLIAKAREVERGFPQFVFDIFTQYQENGPDYIHALLTGYEEPPAGFQVPQGGHYNPYFHAASVLAMPKPLSDGQVTYDDGAPQTVDQYSKDVSSFLMWAAEPHLEERKRTGFMVMVFLAIFTVLIYLTKRSVYANKEH; encoded by the coding sequence ATGAAAACGCTTGTTGCAAGCATTCTTTCGCTCGCAGTCGCTGCCGTTCTCGGCAGCGCAGCCTTGGCCCAGGAAGCGACGCCCGCCAATGGAGCAGCACCCGCCCATCATGAGGAAGGTGCGACGCCGCACTATCCGCTGAAGGAGCCGAAGGAGGAGGAATGGACTTTCGCCGGTCCGTTCGGCCATTACGACAAGGCTCAGCTTCAGCGCGGCCTCAAGGTCTACACCGAAGTCTGTTCCGCCTGCCATTCGATGAACCTCGTGCCTTTCCGCATGCTCGACGAGCTCGGCTATAACGAGGCGCAGGTGAAGGCTTTCGCTGCGAATTACGAAGTCCAGGACGGGCCGAACGCGGCCGGCGAGATGTTTACCCGCAAGGCGGTCCCTTCCGACCACTTCCCGGCGCCTTTCGCCAATGCGGAGGCGGCTGCGGCTTCCAACAACGGCGCGGCTCCGCCTGACTTTTCGCTGATCGCCAAGGCCCGCGAAGTCGAGCGCGGCTTCCCGCAATTCGTCTTCGACATCTTCACGCAGTATCAGGAGAACGGCCCGGATTATATCCACGCGCTGCTGACCGGCTATGAAGAGCCGCCGGCCGGTTTCCAGGTGCCGCAGGGCGGACATTACAACCCGTATTTCCATGCCGCCTCCGTCCTCGCCATGCCGAAGCCGCTCTCGGACGGCCAGGTGACTTATGATGACGGCGCGCCGCAGACCGTCGACCAGTATTCCAAGGACGTTTCCTCCTTCCTGATGTGGGCCGCCGAGCCGCATCTCGAGGAGCGCAAGCGCACCGGTTTCATGGTCATGGTCTTCCTGGCGATCTTCACGGTGCTGATCTATCTGACGAAGCGCTCGGTCTACGCCAACAAGGAGCATTGA
- a CDS encoding cytochrome b, with product MSGHSSYEPSTGLEKWVDARLPLPRMVYDSFIAYPVPRNLNYAYTFGAMLAVMLIVQILTGVTLAMHYAADTSLAFNSVEKIMRDVNHGWLLRYMHANGASFFFVAVYLHIARGLYYGSYKAPREILWILGVVIYLLMMATGFMGYVLPWGQMSFWGATVITGFFSAFPLVGEWIQQFLLGGFAVDQPTLNRFFSLHYLLPFMIAGVVVLHIWALHVTGQTNPTGIEVKTKTDTVRFTPYATMKDALGVSVFLLVYAYFVFYLPNFLGHADNYIPADPLKTPAHIVPEWYFLPFYAMLRSITFNVGPIDSKLGGVLVMFGAIIVLFFLPWLDTSKVRSAVYRPWYKLFFWLFVINAIILGWLGSQPAEGLFTTISQICTLLYFAFFLVAMPVLGLVETPRRIPNSITEAVLEKRNKTVAANAAANA from the coding sequence ATGAGTGGCCATTCCAGCTACGAGCCATCAACCGGCCTTGAGAAATGGGTCGATGCGCGCCTGCCTTTGCCGCGCATGGTCTATGACAGCTTCATTGCATATCCGGTTCCGAGAAACCTGAACTATGCCTATACCTTCGGCGCCATGCTCGCCGTCATGCTGATCGTACAGATCCTGACGGGCGTTACGCTCGCCATGCATTATGCCGCCGACACGTCGCTGGCCTTCAACTCTGTTGAAAAGATCATGCGTGACGTCAACCACGGCTGGCTGCTGCGCTATATGCATGCCAACGGCGCTTCCTTCTTCTTCGTCGCCGTTTACCTGCACATTGCCCGCGGCCTCTATTACGGTTCCTACAAGGCGCCGCGCGAAATCCTCTGGATCCTCGGCGTCGTCATCTACCTCCTGATGATGGCGACCGGCTTCATGGGCTATGTTCTGCCCTGGGGGCAGATGTCCTTCTGGGGCGCGACCGTCATTACCGGCTTCTTCTCGGCCTTTCCGCTGGTCGGCGAATGGATCCAGCAGTTCCTGCTTGGCGGCTTCGCCGTCGATCAGCCGACGCTGAACCGCTTCTTCTCGCTGCACTACCTGCTGCCCTTCATGATCGCCGGCGTCGTCGTTCTGCACATCTGGGCGCTGCACGTCACCGGCCAGACGAACCCGACCGGCATCGAGGTCAAGACGAAGACGGACACGGTGCGTTTCACGCCTTATGCGACGATGAAGGATGCGCTCGGCGTCTCCGTCTTCCTGCTGGTCTATGCCTATTTCGTCTTCTACCTGCCGAACTTCCTCGGCCATGCCGACAACTACATCCCGGCAGACCCGTTGAAGACGCCGGCCCACATCGTTCCGGAATGGTACTTCCTGCCGTTCTACGCGATGCTGCGCTCGATCACCTTCAACGTCGGCCCCATCGACTCCAAGCTCGGTGGCGTGCTCGTCATGTTCGGCGCGATCATCGTGCTGTTCTTCCTGCCCTGGCTCGACACCTCCAAGGTCCGCTCGGCCGTCTACCGTCCCTGGTACAAGCTGTTCTTCTGGCTGTTCGTGATCAATGCGATCATCCTCGGCTGGCTCGGCTCGCAACCGGCGGAAGGCTTGTTCACCACGATTTCGCAGATCTGCACGCTTCTCTACTTTGCTTTCTTCCTGGTCGCGATGCCAGTTCTTGGCCTGGTGGAAACACCGCGCCGCATACCGAACTCGATCACCGAAGCGGTGCTCGAAAAGCGCAACAAGACAGTTGCTGCCAATGCAGCGGCCAATGCGTAA
- the petA gene encoding ubiquinol-cytochrome c reductase iron-sulfur subunit produces MSEHVTTSEASTEPTRRDFLYLTTGMAGAVGAVAVAWPFVDQMRPDASTLALASIEVDVASLEPGMSLTVKWRGKPIFIRNRTPEEVKAAADVPLADLKDPVARNANLPPEAQATGVDRSGGKDKENWIVMVGTCTHLGCVPLGQAGEYNGWFCPCHGSVYDTAGRIRKGPAPQNLAIPTFSFISDTKIKIG; encoded by the coding sequence GTGAGCGAACACGTAACGACAAGCGAGGCTTCGACAGAGCCTACTCGCCGTGATTTCCTTTATCTCACCACTGGTATGGCGGGCGCTGTCGGCGCCGTCGCGGTTGCCTGGCCGTTCGTCGACCAGATGCGGCCGGATGCGTCGACGCTGGCACTGGCCTCCATCGAAGTCGATGTTGCGAGCCTCGAGCCCGGCATGTCACTGACGGTCAAGTGGCGCGGCAAGCCGATCTTCATTCGTAACCGTACGCCTGAAGAAGTGAAGGCCGCCGCCGATGTTCCGCTGGCGGATCTCAAGGATCCGGTCGCCCGCAATGCCAACCTGCCGCCGGAGGCTCAGGCAACGGGCGTTGACCGTTCAGGCGGCAAGGACAAAGAAAACTGGATCGTCATGGTCGGCACCTGCACCCATCTCGGCTGCGTTCCGCTCGGCCAGGCCGGCGAATATAATGGTTGGTTCTGTCCCTGCCATGGCTCGGTCTACGATACGGCCGGCCGCATCCGTAAGGGTCCTGCGCCGCAGAATCTGGCGATTCCGACCTTTTCATTTATATCCGATACCAAGATCAAGATCGGTTGA